The genomic interval AATTGTCGGCGGGTCGGGCAAATCCGAGCTTCCAAATGTATCCGCGCCGTGATTCCGTGCTGGTCCCAGGCCGGGGTTTGCGGTAGGAGGGAAACGCGGCCGTTTTCTCGCCCGCCTCGTCATTCTTGCAAAATTCCTTCTGGAGGACGCCCATGTCCGCGAAGCCCATATCCTTTGGTTGGAGACTGTTTTTCGACCAAAGCGTGCATTTCATGGCTGTTCTGGATCTGGACGGCGCGATACTGGCCATCAACAAAGCGGCCTTGGAAATGACCGGAACGCGGGAAGATGATCTTGTCGGGCGCGCGTTCTGGGACGCCTCGTTTTGGCCGGACCGCGTCGAGGCCGAGGGCGTGTGCCGGGACGCTTTTACCGTTGTCCGTTCCGGGCGGGCGCACCGTCAGGATGCCACGCATGTCACGGCCTCGGGCGTAAAGATCGTCGTGGATTTTTCGGTGGCCCCTTTT from Deltaproteobacteria bacterium carries:
- a CDS encoding PAS domain S-box protein, encoding MSAKPISFGWRLFFDQSVHFMAVLDLDGAILAINKAALEMTGTREDDLVGRAFWDASFWPDRVEAEGVCRDAFTVVRSGRAHRQDATHVTASGVKIVVDFSVAPF